Proteins encoded in a region of the Rhodovulum sp. MB263 genome:
- a CDS encoding SufD family Fe-S cluster assembly protein: MDLATTPENDLTNAERDILHDVGFADETTRAGTSVLADHRMRMALSNDPDVVILPLAEALKSYDFVQGLMFGLVDPEENDHIRLVAEHMHDPLGHFIWVRPGARVRLPVQSFTLMETPQARQFTHDITLIDEGAEVEMVSGSGVPADLRKGRHISIGETYLRKGARCSSVTIEHWGPEMEVYSYGYSQLDATATSSATAIMMSPVRHHSSRSVSTLGAGASAVSQAIVFAPEGTERVLVSETRLAATGAKSKDVTRMVSAGGTIVNEALLIGDAAGSEGFLGCDGLKLKESGEIRAVPSLRALAEGSQLSHEASVGMIDSEKLSYLVASGMAEDAARDLIVQGFLALNDEQIPETLRRRVTEMVAEAKSGGM; encoded by the coding sequence ATGGACTTGGCGACGACCCCCGAAAACGATCTGACCAATGCCGAACGCGACATCCTGCACGATGTCGGCTTCGCGGATGAGACGACCCGCGCCGGCACCTCGGTTCTGGCCGATCACCGGATGCGCATGGCGCTGTCGAACGATCCCGACGTGGTGATCCTGCCGCTGGCCGAGGCGCTGAAGAGCTATGACTTCGTGCAGGGGCTGATGTTCGGGCTGGTCGATCCGGAGGAGAACGACCACATCCGGCTGGTTGCCGAGCACATGCATGACCCGCTCGGCCATTTCATCTGGGTCAGGCCCGGCGCCCGGGTGCGGCTGCCGGTGCAGAGCTTCACCCTGATGGAAACGCCCCAGGCGCGGCAGTTCACCCATGACATCACCCTGATCGACGAGGGTGCCGAGGTCGAGATGGTTTCGGGCTCGGGCGTGCCGGCCGACCTGCGCAAGGGCCGCCACATCTCGATCGGCGAAACCTATCTGCGCAAGGGCGCCAGATGCAGCTCGGTCACGATCGAGCATTGGGGCCCGGAAATGGAGGTCTATTCCTACGGCTATTCGCAGCTCGACGCGACCGCGACCAGCAGCGCAACCGCGATCATGATGTCGCCGGTCCGCCATCACAGCAGCCGCTCGGTCTCGACGCTGGGGGCGGGCGCCTCTGCCGTCTCGCAAGCGATCGTCTTCGCGCCCGAGGGCACCGAACGGGTGCTGGTCTCGGAAACCCGGTTAGCCGCGACCGGAGCCAAATCCAAGGACGTCACGCGGATGGTCTCGGCGGGCGGAACCATCGTCAACGAGGCGCTTCTGATCGGCGATGCCGCGGGCAGCGAGGGGTTCCTGGGCTGCGACGGGCTCAAGCTGAAGGAAAGCGGCGAGATCCGCGCCGTGCCCTCGCTGCGCGCCCTGGCCGAGGGCTCCCAGCTGTCGCATGAGGCCTCGGTGGGCATGATCGACAGCGAGAAGCTGAGCTATCTCGTGGCCTCGGGCATGGCCGAGGACGCGGCGCGCGACCTGATCGTACAGGGCTTTCTGGCGCTGAACGACGAGCAGATCCCGGAGACCCTGCGCCGCCGCGTGACGGAGATGGTGGCCGAGGCGAAATCCGGGGGAATGTAG
- a CDS encoding TonB-dependent siderophore receptor, translating into MTGRLVALAALGSVLAAAASAEEAQRIEIAAQPLASAVLELGRKTGLQVVVDDRLMAGRQSVAVSGVTTPREALQIMLGDTGLKPALVNDDTLSMGPQGGGRAGALAADGSVMLDTITLISEDPFGEVSGFVARTSGTGTRTGADLRDVPQAVNVVTADQAEAQGARSVVSGLAYTPGVVGQYGDTDLRHDWLTIRGFRPDRYADGLRLNFGARGYAQSRAEPFGLERIEVLKGPASVLYGQATPGGIVNVVSKRPVDREVRQVELSYGSYDRKQVGVDFGGRLDEAGDLLYRFVAMSRDGNSEYDHVSERKLYVAPSLTWKLDPSLSLTVFAEYQNIDAPGGGGAPALSANGTLYRDADNGWLPRSTFVGEPGYDHFESTSKQLGLRMEKQIGTGWAFNQVLRYSEVDVDTQRVQLYCQTLDCGPTEAVRYAWGFPETSKLWSWDAHLTGKVGTGPLEHELLFGIDASREKSHFDETALDYVSMGWDVFDPVYLGGGIDRPPVAMSIDQTRKQVGVYASDQISWGRAVFSAGLRYDWADTTTRTVTASADRTVDQSDGELTGRLGAVYHLDNGLSPYLGYSTSFYPAGGTDRNGKAFEPTSADQIELGLRYAPEGRPVMVTLSAFQLTQENVLTPDPLNTSFNTQTGEVRVRGIELEAKAELPHGFSLIGSWAYSDAEITEDNRYQGNRPAFVPRNQGSLWLDYALQSPGAWGGLSLGGGLRHVGQTYGDNANQFSVPSFTLLDAAIRYDLAAIGYDGVKFSLNVTNLEDKRYVSTCLNASGCYWGAGRAVTASLDYRW; encoded by the coding sequence ATGACGGGAAGGCTCGTGGCACTGGCCGCGCTCGGATCCGTGCTGGCGGCCGCCGCCAGTGCCGAGGAGGCGCAGCGGATCGAGATCGCCGCACAGCCTTTGGCCAGCGCCGTGCTGGAACTGGGGCGCAAGACCGGGCTTCAGGTGGTGGTCGATGACCGGCTGATGGCCGGACGGCAGAGCGTGGCGGTCTCGGGTGTCACCACCCCGCGCGAGGCGCTGCAGATCATGCTGGGCGACACCGGCCTGAAACCCGCGCTTGTCAATGACGACACGCTGAGCATGGGCCCGCAGGGCGGAGGCCGGGCCGGCGCGCTGGCCGCGGACGGCTCGGTCATGCTCGACACCATCACCCTGATCAGCGAAGATCCGTTCGGCGAGGTCTCGGGCTTCGTGGCGCGGACCAGCGGCACCGGCACCAGGACCGGCGCCGATCTGCGCGACGTGCCGCAGGCGGTGAATGTGGTCACCGCCGATCAGGCCGAGGCGCAGGGCGCGCGCTCGGTGGTGTCGGGGCTGGCCTATACGCCGGGCGTCGTCGGGCAATATGGCGACACCGACCTGCGCCATGACTGGCTGACCATCCGCGGCTTCCGCCCGGACCGCTATGCCGACGGGCTGCGGCTGAATTTCGGCGCCCGCGGCTATGCCCAGTCGCGCGCCGAACCCTTCGGGCTGGAGCGGATCGAGGTTCTGAAAGGCCCGGCCTCGGTGCTGTACGGCCAGGCCACGCCGGGCGGCATCGTCAATGTCGTCAGCAAGCGCCCGGTCGATCGCGAGGTCCGCCAGGTCGAGCTGAGCTACGGCTCTTATGACCGCAAGCAGGTCGGGGTCGATTTCGGCGGCAGGCTGGATGAGGCGGGCGACCTGCTGTACCGCTTCGTCGCCATGTCGCGGGACGGCAACAGCGAATATGACCATGTCAGCGAGCGCAAGCTCTACGTCGCCCCCTCGCTGACCTGGAAGCTCGACCCCAGCCTGTCGCTGACTGTCTTCGCCGAATACCAGAACATCGACGCGCCCGGCGGCGGCGGCGCGCCCGCGCTTTCGGCCAACGGTACCCTCTACCGCGATGCCGACAATGGCTGGCTGCCGCGCTCGACCTTCGTCGGCGAGCCCGGCTACGACCATTTCGAAAGCACCTCGAAACAGCTCGGCCTGCGGATGGAAAAGCAGATCGGCACGGGCTGGGCCTTCAACCAGGTGCTGCGCTACAGCGAGGTCGATGTCGATACCCAGCGGGTCCAGCTCTATTGCCAGACCCTCGACTGCGGTCCGACCGAGGCGGTGCGCTATGCCTGGGGCTTCCCCGAGACCTCGAAGCTCTGGTCCTGGGATGCGCATCTGACCGGCAAGGTCGGCACCGGCCCGCTGGAACACGAGCTGCTGTTCGGCATCGACGCCTCGCGCGAGAAAAGCCACTTCGACGAGACCGCGCTCGATTATGTGTCGATGGGCTGGGACGTGTTCGATCCGGTCTATCTGGGCGGCGGCATCGACCGGCCGCCGGTGGCGATGAGCATCGACCAGACCCGCAAGCAGGTCGGGGTCTATGCCAGCGACCAGATCAGCTGGGGTCGGGCCGTGTTCTCGGCGGGGCTGCGCTATGACTGGGCCGACACCACCACCCGCACCGTCACCGCCTCGGCCGACCGCACCGTCGATCAGAGCGACGGCGAGCTGACCGGACGGCTCGGCGCGGTCTACCATCTCGACAACGGGCTCTCGCCCTATCTGGGCTACTCGACCTCGTTCTACCCGGCCGGCGGCACCGACCGGAACGGCAAGGCCTTCGAGCCGACCAGTGCCGACCAGATCGAGCTGGGCCTGCGCTACGCCCCCGAGGGCCGGCCGGTCATGGTCACGCTCTCGGCCTTCCAGCTGACCCAGGAAAACGTGCTGACCCCCGATCCGCTGAATACCAGCTTCAACACCCAGACCGGAGAGGTGCGGGTGCGCGGGATCGAGCTCGAGGCCAAGGCCGAACTGCCCCACGGTTTCAGCCTGATCGGCTCCTGGGCCTATAGCGATGCCGAGATCACCGAGGACAACCGCTATCAGGGCAACCGCCCGGCCTTCGTGCCGCGCAACCAGGGCTCGCTCTGGCTGGATTACGCGCTGCAATCGCCCGGCGCCTGGGGCGGGCTCAGCCTCGGTGGCGGGCTGCGCCATGTCGGCCAGACCTATGGCGACAATGCCAACCAGTTCAGCGTGCCCTCCTTCACCCTGCTCGATGCCGCGATCCGCTACGACCTGGCCGCGATCGGCTATGACGGGGTCAAGTTCAGCCTCAACGTCACCAATCTCGAAGACAAGCGCTATGTCTCGACCTGTCTCAACGCCTCGGGCTGCTACTGGGGCGCGGGCCGGGCGGTGACGGCCAGCCTGGATTACCGCTGGTGA
- a CDS encoding Fur family transcriptional regulator: MTKASPESLLDICRRHGLRITGQRRVILEVLDAAGDHPDVEELHRRVAAIEPGINIATVYRTMNKLAEKGLIERHMFEDGRLRYEPAPEQHHDHFINLETGEVVEFRSDEIERLQEEIARKHGFEIVSHKLELYVRPRKPR; this comes from the coding sequence ATGACCAAAGCCAGCCCCGAGTCCTTGCTCGACATCTGTCGGCGGCACGGTCTTCGCATCACCGGGCAACGCCGGGTCATCCTCGAGGTGCTGGATGCGGCCGGGGATCATCCCGATGTCGAAGAGCTGCATCGCAGGGTCGCCGCCATCGAGCCGGGGATCAACATCGCCACCGTCTACCGGACGATGAACAAGCTTGCCGAGAAGGGGCTGATCGAACGCCACATGTTCGAGGACGGACGCCTGCGCTACGAACCGGCCCCCGAACAGCATCACGACCATTTCATCAATCTCGAGACCGGCGAGGTGGTCGAATTCAGATCCGACGAGATCGAGCGGCTGCAGGAAGAGATCGCCCGCAAGCACGGTTTCGAGATCGTCAGCCACAAGCTGGAACTCTATGTCAGGCCGCGCAAACCGCGCTGA
- a CDS encoding 5-methyltetrahydropteroyltriglutamate--homocysteine S-methyltransferase, protein MTTEDTSSLRPALPRADHVGSLLRPQAIAGARMQGLKGAELCAVEDREIPDMVAMQKAAGLKVFTDGEARRQFWHYDFMGMLTGLDMKPSTRSLPFQTKHKTPPIEAHLTGPLDFPADHPMLRHFTYVRDLVAPGEGIAKISIPGPSACHYRMVPENIEHKPYLDQELMFHDIAATYRKAVRAFYDVGCRYLQLDDIFFAYLGDETQREERRAMGQDPDALIRKYAWMLEEAIKDRPADMVIGMHMCRGNFRSSHVAEGGYHVAADAIFNGTSVDIYLMEYDTGRAGGLEPLAALPKGRKRVMPGFITTKTGKLESLDWIRAKYDEVSKYVDIGQLGVAPQCGFASTEHGNEITEDDQKRKLELVVKSAEAIWGET, encoded by the coding sequence ATGACGACCGAAGATACCTCCTCCCTCCGCCCTGCGCTTCCTCGGGCAGATCATGTCGGCTCGCTGTTGCGCCCGCAGGCGATTGCCGGGGCCAGGATGCAGGGCCTGAAAGGCGCCGAGCTCTGCGCCGTCGAGGACCGCGAGATCCCCGACATGGTTGCGATGCAGAAGGCCGCCGGTCTCAAGGTCTTCACCGATGGCGAGGCCCGCCGCCAGTTCTGGCATTACGATTTCATGGGGATGCTGACCGGGCTGGACATGAAGCCCTCGACCCGCAGCCTGCCGTTTCAGACAAAGCACAAGACCCCGCCCATCGAGGCGCATCTGACCGGGCCGCTGGATTTCCCCGCCGATCACCCGATGCTGCGGCATTTCACCTATGTCAGGGATCTGGTGGCGCCGGGCGAGGGCATCGCCAAGATCTCGATCCCGGGGCCCTCGGCCTGCCATTACCGGATGGTTCCCGAGAATATCGAGCACAAGCCCTATCTGGATCAGGAGCTGATGTTCCATGACATCGCCGCGACCTACCGCAAGGCGGTCAGGGCCTTCTACGATGTCGGTTGCCGCTATCTGCAGCTCGACGACATCTTCTTCGCCTATCTCGGCGACGAGACCCAGCGCGAGGAGCGCCGCGCCATGGGCCAGGATCCCGACGCGCTGATCCGCAAATATGCCTGGATGCTGGAAGAGGCGATCAAGGATCGCCCGGCCGACATGGTGATCGGGATGCATATGTGCCGCGGCAATTTCCGCTCCTCGCATGTGGCCGAGGGCGGCTATCACGTCGCGGCCGACGCGATCTTCAACGGCACCTCGGTCGATATCTACCTGATGGAATACGACACCGGGCGGGCCGGCGGGCTCGAGCCGCTGGCCGCGCTGCCGAAGGGCCGCAAGCGGGTCATGCCCGGCTTCATCACCACCAAGACCGGCAAGCTGGAATCGCTGGACTGGATCAGGGCGAAATATGACGAGGTGTCGAAATATGTCGATATCGGCCAGCTCGGCGTCGCACCCCAATGCGGTTTCGCCTCGACCGAGCATGGCAACGAGATCACCGAGGACGACCAGAAGCGCAAGCTGGAATTGGTCGTGAAGAGCGCCGAGGCGATCTGGGGCGAAACCTGA
- a CDS encoding ABC transporter ATP-binding protein, with product MLEISDLCVEVAGQPVLHDINLSLGDGELHVLLGPNGSGKSSLLATILGLPGYRITGGGIRFDGTPLRDLSLQDRAGLGIGMAFQRPPSLGGVSVSAFAAALGASDILAREAAALDLSDFVTRDMNVGFSGGEIKRWEILKLFLQDPRLMLFDEPESGVDLEHVSAIGQAIRRITRSTDRKGRSRAGLVITHTGLILSHVEADRAHIMKDGRLLHSGDPGALFRHVRSHGYTVPAAA from the coding sequence ATGCTTGAGATTTCCGACCTGTGCGTCGAGGTGGCCGGGCAACCGGTTCTCCACGATATCAACCTTTCACTGGGCGACGGAGAGCTGCATGTGCTTCTCGGCCCGAACGGCTCGGGCAAGTCCAGCCTGCTGGCCACCATTCTCGGCCTGCCCGGCTATCGCATCACCGGCGGCGGGATCCGCTTCGACGGCACGCCGCTTCGCGATCTGAGCCTGCAGGACCGGGCCGGGCTGGGCATCGGGATGGCCTTCCAGCGCCCGCCCAGCCTGGGCGGCGTCTCGGTCTCGGCCTTTGCCGCGGCCCTTGGCGCCTCGGATATCCTCGCGCGCGAGGCGGCGGCACTGGATCTGTCCGATTTCGTGACCCGCGACATGAATGTCGGTTTCTCGGGCGGCGAGATCAAGCGCTGGGAGATCCTGAAACTGTTCCTGCAGGACCCGCGCCTGATGCTGTTCGACGAGCCCGAAAGCGGGGTCGATCTGGAACATGTCAGCGCCATCGGACAGGCGATCCGCCGGATCACCCGCAGCACCGACCGCAAGGGACGGTCCCGCGCGGGCCTCGTCATCACCCATACCGGGCTGATCCTGTCCCATGTCGAGGCCGACCGCGCCCATATCATGAAGGACGGGCGCCTGCTGCACTCGGGCGATCCCGGGGCGCTGTTCCGGCATGTCCGGTCCCATGGCTACACCGTGCCCGCCGCCGCCTGA
- a CDS encoding RNA polymerase sigma factor — protein MTDTVHLACLYMKERPGLRRFLTSMTGNLSLAEDLVQETFLRVLERDSAGGEIRDPRAYLLRSARNLALNTLAVQRRSADMDEMPDIADPAPAAVERMIAREELLLVMRAIAALPARRRQVFVLSRVDDLTYDQIAARLGISRNTVMVQIVRALSDLRKALPMPEPA, from the coding sequence ATGACCGACACTGTCCATCTTGCCTGCCTCTACATGAAGGAACGGCCCGGCCTGCGGCGGTTCCTGACATCGATGACCGGCAACCTGTCCCTTGCCGAAGACCTGGTGCAGGAGACCTTCCTGCGCGTGCTGGAGCGCGACTCCGCCGGTGGCGAGATCCGCGATCCGCGCGCCTATCTGCTGCGCTCGGCCCGCAATCTTGCGCTCAACACGCTGGCGGTTCAGCGCCGCAGCGCGGATATGGACGAGATGCCCGACATTGCCGACCCCGCGCCCGCCGCCGTCGAGCGGATGATCGCCCGCGAGGAACTCCTGCTGGTCATGCGCGCCATTGCGGCCCTTCCGGCGCGGCGGCGGCAGGTCTTCGTCCTGTCGCGGGTCGACGATCTGACCTATGACCAGATCGCGGCCCGGCTGGGGATCTCGCGCAATACGGTGATGGTCCAGATCGTGCGGGCGCTGTCGGATCTGCGCAAGGCGCTGCCGATGCCGGAACCGGCATGA
- a CDS encoding FecR domain-containing protein: protein MSAPDDQALEWLVRLNDDRADDRLRAEFARWHEVPEHAAAWDEAQAFWTRLAPVTAEMRRQRQVSRRAAMVAVGGAALLAPLAFWLTRPGRFADYRTLAGETRRLQLDDGSRVDLAAGSALSVDLGPRARHLSLHRGEAFFQVVPDPARPFVVSAGGADFTALGTAFNLRLVADRVSLTVTEHRVLARRDREETTVEEGQMLDLGQNGRGPRPRPQPVDPGIATAWRHDRLVFAAAPLGEVMDVLGRNAGWTVMLSRAAAGIPVTAMFSLSRLEEAPETIARTLPVRLSRLPGSVLVIRAR, encoded by the coding sequence ATGAGCGCACCCGACGATCAGGCCCTTGAATGGCTGGTGCGCCTGAATGACGACCGCGCCGATGACAGGCTGCGCGCCGAATTCGCGCGCTGGCACGAGGTGCCCGAACATGCCGCCGCCTGGGACGAGGCACAGGCCTTCTGGACCCGGCTCGCCCCTGTCACGGCCGAGATGCGCCGCCAGCGGCAGGTCTCGCGGCGGGCGGCGATGGTGGCGGTCGGGGGCGCGGCGCTGCTGGCGCCGCTTGCCTTCTGGCTGACCCGCCCCGGCCGCTTCGCCGATTACCGCACCCTGGCCGGCGAGACCCGCCGGCTGCAGCTTGACGATGGCAGCCGGGTCGATCTGGCCGCGGGCTCGGCGCTGTCGGTCGATCTCGGCCCCCGCGCACGGCATCTGAGCCTGCACCGGGGCGAGGCCTTCTTCCAGGTCGTCCCCGATCCAGCCCGACCCTTCGTCGTTTCCGCGGGCGGGGCCGATTTCACCGCGCTCGGCACCGCCTTCAACCTGCGGCTGGTGGCCGACCGGGTCAGCCTCACCGTCACCGAGCACCGGGTCCTGGCCCGGCGGGACCGGGAGGAGACCACCGTCGAGGAGGGCCAGATGCTGGATCTGGGCCAGAACGGACGCGGCCCCCGGCCGCGCCCGCAACCCGTCGATCCCGGGATCGCGACCGCCTGGCGCCACGACCGGCTGGTCTTCGCCGCCGCGCCGCTGGGAGAGGTGATGGATGTGCTCGGCCGCAATGCGGGCTGGACCGTCATGCTCAGCCGGGCGGCGGCCGGGATCCCGGTCACGGCGATGTTCAGCCTCTCGCGCCTCGAGGAGGCCCCCGAGACCATCGCCCGCACCCTGCCGGTCCGGCTCTCGCGGCTGCCGGGCAGCGTCCTCGTCATCCGCGCCCGCTAG
- a CDS encoding NnrS family protein, producing the protein MTRLSRLALFSYGFRPFFLLAALFAAAVIPLWLAVWAGHAAIAGPFGPRDWHIHEMLFGYVPAVLTGFLFTAIPNWTGRMPRRGLPLVALSGLWLLARLAVAGVIALPAWAVMALDLSFLLAVAAIALIEIVAGRNWRNLAVIVPVGLMAAANATFHVEAMTRGAADIGIRAGFACTLFLILLIGGRIVPSFTRNWLSRQGPGALPAPFGRFDRLALLASAAVLTLWSFAPGLPGLSAAFAGLAGLHLVRLARWRGWRCGRAPILWTLHIAYLFLPLGFAALALGAPVAGLHLLGIGAIGGMTLAVMMRASMGHTGRPLQAGGLLTAAFLLLCAAAVTRAVLPDQGFGAIGGLALSGTLWTLAFTGFLLKVGPWLTLPSVARRQPSPAPPPRN; encoded by the coding sequence ATGACCAGACTGTCGCGGCTTGCCCTGTTTTCCTACGGCTTCCGGCCGTTCTTCCTGTTGGCTGCGCTGTTCGCGGCGGCGGTCATCCCGCTCTGGCTGGCGGTCTGGGCCGGGCATGCCGCGATTGCCGGCCCCTTCGGCCCGCGCGACTGGCATATCCACGAGATGCTGTTCGGCTATGTGCCCGCGGTCCTGACGGGCTTTCTGTTCACCGCCATCCCGAACTGGACCGGACGGATGCCCCGACGCGGCCTGCCGCTGGTGGCGCTGAGCGGGCTGTGGCTGCTGGCACGACTGGCCGTCGCGGGGGTGATCGCCCTGCCCGCCTGGGCGGTGATGGCGCTCGACCTGTCCTTCCTGCTGGCGGTGGCGGCAATCGCCCTGATCGAGATCGTCGCGGGACGGAACTGGCGCAACCTCGCGGTGATCGTGCCGGTCGGGCTGATGGCCGCCGCCAATGCGACCTTCCATGTCGAGGCGATGACGCGGGGCGCGGCCGATATCGGCATTCGCGCGGGCTTTGCCTGCACCCTTTTCCTGATCCTGCTGATCGGCGGGCGGATCGTGCCGAGCTTCACCCGGAACTGGCTGAGCCGGCAGGGGCCGGGCGCCCTGCCCGCGCCCTTCGGCCGGTTCGACCGGCTGGCGCTTCTGGCAAGCGCCGCGGTGTTGACCCTGTGGTCCTTCGCGCCGGGCCTGCCCGGCCTGTCCGCCGCCTTTGCCGGGCTGGCGGGTCTGCATCTGGTGCGGCTGGCGCGCTGGCGGGGCTGGCGCTGTGGGCGGGCACCGATCCTCTGGACCCTGCATATCGCCTATCTGTTCCTGCCGCTGGGATTTGCCGCGCTGGCGCTGGGGGCGCCGGTGGCCGGGCTGCACCTGCTGGGCATCGGCGCGATCGGGGGGATGACGCTGGCCGTCATGATGCGGGCCTCGATGGGCCATACCGGCCGGCCGCTTCAGGCCGGAGGGCTGCTGACCGCCGCGTTCCTGTTGCTTTGCGCGGCGGCGGTGACACGCGCGGTCCTGCCCGATCAGGGCTTTGGCGCCATTGGCGGGCTGGCTCTGAGCGGCACGCTCTGGACCCTGGCCTTCACGGGCTTCCTGCTGAAGGTCGGGCCCTGGCTGACCCTGCCATCGGTGGCCCGGCGCCAGCCGAGCCCGGCCCCGCCGCCCCGCAACTGA
- a CDS encoding Crp/Fnr family transcriptional regulator: MVAKLDESLLQDVGPFRRLDRGQIREILDLATARRFDEGAAVFREGHPAERFHLLLDGVIRVMRITAEGTAVTALHIPSGQLFGIARALRRESYPATAICARDCLTLSWPMSLWDGFTARYDGFAEEGYRTVGTRVGEMNARLIEMATQQVQQRVAGALLRLIAQSGREVEAGIEIAFPVTRQDISDMTGTTLHSVSRLLSAWEKAGIVASRRRHVTVTDPQRLGLIGDGR; encoded by the coding sequence ATGGTCGCAAAACTGGATGAAAGCCTGTTGCAGGATGTCGGCCCGTTCCGGCGGCTCGACCGGGGACAGATCCGCGAGATCCTCGATCTGGCCACCGCCCGGCGTTTTGACGAGGGCGCGGCCGTGTTCCGCGAGGGCCACCCGGCAGAGCGTTTCCATCTGCTTCTGGACGGCGTGATCCGGGTCATGCGCATCACCGCCGAAGGCACGGCGGTGACCGCGCTCCATATCCCGTCGGGGCAGCTTTTCGGGATTGCCCGGGCGCTCCGGCGCGAGAGCTATCCCGCCACGGCGATCTGCGCGCGGGACTGTCTGACGCTGTCCTGGCCGATGAGCCTCTGGGACGGTTTCACGGCCCGCTATGACGGCTTCGCCGAAGAGGGCTACAGGACCGTCGGCACCCGCGTCGGCGAGATGAATGCGCGGCTGATCGAGATGGCCACGCAACAGGTGCAGCAGCGCGTGGCGGGGGCGCTGTTGCGGCTGATCGCGCAGTCGGGCCGCGAGGTGGAGGCGGGGATCGAGATCGCCTTTCCGGTGACGCGGCAGGACATCTCGGACATGACCGGCACGACGCTGCACAGCGTCAGCCGCCTGCTGAGCGCCTGGGAAAAGGCGGGCATCGTGGCCAGCCGCCGGCGCCATGTCACCGTGACCGATCCGCAGCGTCTGGGGCTGATCGGCGACGGACGGTAA
- a CDS encoding metal ABC transporter substrate-binding protein — protein MSLKMTGLIGVAATAGLMAGAALADADRMKVVTTFTVLADMARHVAGDAADVVSITKPGAEIHGYEPTPRDILRAQDADLILSNGLNLELWFQQFLDHLGDVPSVTLSEGIDPIPIAEGAYRGKPNPHAWMGLETALVYVDNILDAFAEHDPANAATYVRNATAYKDALRATLEPLKAEIATIPEAQRWLVTCEGAFSYLARDFGLKELYLWPMNADRMGTPQQVRAVIDGVRQNDVPVVFCESTVNTAPAEQVARETGARYGGVLYVDSLSEPGGPVPSYLDLLRVTSQTVADGLSATAN, from the coding sequence ATGAGCCTGAAGATGACAGGCCTGATCGGGGTGGCGGCTACGGCCGGGCTGATGGCGGGCGCCGCACTTGCGGATGCAGACCGGATGAAGGTGGTGACGACCTTCACGGTCCTGGCCGACATGGCCCGGCATGTGGCAGGCGATGCGGCCGATGTGGTCTCGATCACCAAGCCGGGGGCCGAGATCCACGGCTATGAGCCGACGCCGCGCGACATCCTCCGGGCGCAGGATGCCGACCTGATCCTGTCGAACGGCCTGAATCTCGAGCTGTGGTTCCAGCAGTTCCTGGACCATCTCGGCGACGTGCCCTCGGTCACGCTGAGCGAGGGCATCGACCCGATCCCGATCGCCGAGGGCGCCTATCGGGGCAAGCCGAACCCGCATGCCTGGATGGGGCTCGAGACGGCGCTTGTCTATGTCGACAATATCCTCGACGCCTTTGCCGAGCACGACCCCGCCAATGCCGCGACCTATGTCCGGAATGCCACCGCTTACAAGGACGCGCTGCGCGCCACGCTCGAGCCGCTGAAGGCCGAGATCGCGACCATTCCCGAGGCGCAGCGCTGGCTGGTCACCTGCGAGGGCGCGTTCAGTTACCTGGCGCGGGATTTCGGGCTGAAGGAGCTGTATCTCTGGCCGATGAATGCTGATCGGATGGGCACGCCGCAACAGGTGCGCGCGGTGATCGACGGGGTCAGGCAGAACGATGTTCCGGTGGTCTTCTGCGAAAGCACCGTCAACACCGCCCCGGCCGAACAGGTCGCGCGCGAGACCGGCGCCAGATATGGCGGGGTGCTCTATGTCGACAGCCTGTCGGAACCGGGCGGACCGGTGCCGAGTTATCTCGATCTGCTGAGGGTCACGTCGCAGACCGTGGCGGACGGGCTGAGTGCAACCGCGAACTGA